The following proteins are encoded in a genomic region of Elusimicrobiota bacterium:
- a CDS encoding response regulator — translation MLEKTILLIEDNPDDAHLTLEAFKAAGVRARFAVATNGSEALNYLRDAEEPPAFILLDLNLPKLSGHEILERIRAGHGTKSVPVIILTSSIETADLVRCYALGANSFVRKPVDFGQFLDIARLLGRYWLEINVALPAGRA, via the coding sequence ATGCTCGAAAAGACGATACTGCTGATCGAGGACAATCCGGACGACGCGCACCTGACCTTGGAGGCATTCAAGGCGGCCGGAGTCCGCGCGCGCTTCGCCGTCGCGACGAACGGCTCCGAGGCGCTGAACTACCTGCGCGACGCGGAGGAACCGCCGGCGTTCATCCTGCTGGATCTGAATCTGCCCAAGCTCAGCGGCCACGAGATCCTCGAACGCATCCGCGCGGGTCACGGGACGAAGTCGGTCCCGGTCATCATACTGACTTCCTCGATCGAGACCGCCGATCTGGTCCGCTGCTACGCGCTGGGCGCCAACAGCTTCGTGCGCAAGCCCGTGGACTTCGGGCAATTCCTCGACATCGCCCGGCTGCTGGGGCGCTACTGGCTCGAGATCAACGTGGCTTTGCCGGCTGGACGAGCTTGA
- a CDS encoding peptidylprolyl isomerase, which produces MADRPYKTDNPVVEIASTLGKIAVELFPKEAPDTVANFLKLVEKGYYDGVLFHRVIPKFMVQTGDPTGTGRGGPGWTILDEFHPKLKHSKAGVLSMANAGPDTGGSQFFITLAATPHLDNRHAIFGQVIEGQDVVVKIGDSPRDGSDRPKTPVKMEKVKLVQPAKPR; this is translated from the coding sequence ATGGCCGACCGCCCCTATAAGACCGACAATCCCGTCGTCGAGATCGCGAGCACCCTCGGCAAGATCGCCGTGGAGCTGTTCCCGAAGGAAGCGCCCGATACGGTCGCGAACTTCCTGAAGCTCGTGGAGAAGGGCTATTACGACGGCGTGCTGTTCCACCGCGTGATCCCCAAGTTCATGGTGCAGACCGGCGACCCGACGGGCACCGGCCGCGGCGGTCCCGGCTGGACCATCCTCGACGAGTTCCATCCCAAGCTCAAGCACAGCAAGGCGGGCGTCCTGTCCATGGCGAACGCGGGCCCCGACACCGGCGGCTCCCAGTTCTTCATCACCTTGGCCGCGACGCCGCACCTCGACAACCGCCACGCGATCTTCGGCCAGGTGATCGAGGGCCAGGACGTCGTCGTCAAGATCGGGGATTCCCCGCGCGACGGCTCCGACCGGCCGAAGACGCCCGTCAAGATGGAGAAGGTCAAGCTCGTCCAGCCGGCAAAGCCACGTTGA
- a CDS encoding thymidine kinase, whose product MSWSHGGWMEIVVGSMFSGKTQELIRRLRLAQIARQKVQVFNSALDVRYAKDHIVSHDLVKTPSIAVAKAKDILTRIDPETQVVGIDEVQFFDADIIGVCERLAGEGRRVIVAGLDQDFRGEPFETTARLMALSEFVTKNLAICMLCGNPANRSQRLSGGRKVVEVGAADKYEARCRRCFKR is encoded by the coding sequence ATGTCCTGGAGCCACGGCGGCTGGATGGAGATCGTCGTCGGCTCGATGTTCTCCGGCAAGACCCAGGAGCTGATCCGGCGCCTGCGCCTGGCCCAGATCGCGCGCCAGAAGGTCCAGGTGTTCAACTCCGCCCTCGACGTGCGCTACGCGAAGGACCACATCGTCTCCCACGACCTGGTCAAGACGCCCTCGATCGCGGTGGCCAAGGCGAAGGACATCCTGACCCGGATCGACCCGGAGACCCAGGTCGTCGGCATCGACGAGGTCCAGTTCTTCGACGCCGACATCATCGGGGTCTGCGAGAGGCTCGCCGGCGAGGGCCGGCGCGTCATCGTGGCCGGCCTCGACCAGGACTTCCGCGGCGAGCCCTTCGAGACGACCGCGCGCCTGATGGCCCTGTCCGAGTTCGTCACGAAGAACCTGGCCATCTGCATGCTGTGCGGCAACCCCGCCAACCGTTCCCAGCGCCTCTCCGGCGGCCGCAAGGTCGTCGAGGTCGGCGCCGCCGACAAATACGAAGCCCGCTGCCGCCGCTGTTTCAAACGCTAA
- the rfbB gene encoding dTDP-glucose 4,6-dehydratase → MKVLVTGGLGFIGANFIRFLKTQRPDWKIVNLDKQTYAGNPENLKGLEVETVKKDICDAKAADAAMKGCDHVVHFAAETHVDRSILDAGAFLKTNVIGTQVLLDAALRHKVKRFLHVSTDEVYGSIPKGYSKEGDHLEPNSPYAASKAASDLLVRSYFVTHKAPVLTTRASNNYGPYQYPEKALPLMITNFMEDKPFPQYGDGRQVRDWLHVRDHARAILTVLEKGTLGEVYNIGGSYTCQNRELIEKVLRLMKKPSGLVTRVEDRKGHDRRYALDCSKLKRLGFKHEYDFERGLAQTISWYMNNEAWWRPLKVAGGYRAYVQKAYKR, encoded by the coding sequence ATGAAGGTCCTCGTCACCGGCGGCCTCGGCTTCATCGGCGCGAATTTCATTCGCTTTCTTAAGACACAACGCCCTGACTGGAAGATTGTAAATCTGGACAAGCAGACCTACGCCGGCAACCCCGAGAACCTGAAGGGCCTCGAGGTCGAGACGGTCAAAAAGGACATCTGCGACGCCAAGGCGGCGGACGCCGCCATGAAGGGCTGCGATCACGTCGTCCACTTCGCGGCGGAGACGCACGTCGACCGCTCGATCCTCGACGCGGGCGCGTTCCTGAAGACGAACGTCATCGGCACGCAGGTCCTGCTCGACGCGGCCCTGCGGCACAAGGTGAAGCGCTTCCTTCACGTCTCCACCGACGAGGTCTACGGCTCGATCCCCAAGGGATATTCGAAGGAGGGCGACCACCTGGAGCCGAACAGCCCGTACGCCGCCTCCAAGGCCGCCTCGGACCTGCTGGTCCGCTCCTATTTCGTGACCCACAAGGCGCCGGTGCTGACCACGCGCGCGTCGAACAACTACGGCCCGTACCAGTATCCGGAGAAGGCCCTGCCCCTCATGATCACCAACTTCATGGAGGACAAGCCCTTCCCGCAGTACGGCGACGGCAGGCAGGTGCGCGACTGGCTGCACGTCCGGGATCACGCGCGCGCGATCTTGACGGTCCTCGAGAAGGGAACGCTCGGCGAGGTGTACAACATCGGGGGCTCGTACACGTGCCAGAACCGGGAGCTCATCGAGAAGGTCCTGCGGCTCATGAAGAAGCCGAGCGGGTTGGTGACGCGCGTCGAGGACCGGAAAGGCCACGACCGGCGCTACGCCCTCGACTGCTCCAAGCTCAAGCGCCTCGGCTTCAAGCACGAGTACGATTTCGAGCGCGGCCTGGCGCAGACCATCTCCTGGTACATGAACAACGAGGCCTGGTGGCGGCCGCTGAAGGTCGCCGGCGGCTACCGCGCCTACGTCCAGAAGGCCTACAAGAGATGA
- a CDS encoding SDR family oxidoreductase, with amino-acid sequence MSKPLWLVTGGAGFIGSHLVAELARRGERVRVIDNLSTGSLDKLAAVRSRIDFLKGDITRPADCAKACKGATYVLHEAAIRSVPKSMDRPQPSNEANVTGTLNMLVAARDAKVKRFVYASSSSAYGACKVFPQREDMRPQPMSPYAVSKLAGEHYAIVFAKSFGLETVSLRYFNVFGPRQDPESLYSAVIPKFMEQAYLGVPLDVHWDGRQSRDFTFVANVVRANLLAAKGPKSTSGEVYNVANSETYSLLDVVEGIEAIIGLKLKRRHHPMRGGDVRRTWADNRKIRKQLGYEPLVGFDEGLRDTWNYFVNEYFPKKHGKRK; translated from the coding sequence ATGTCCAAACCACTCTGGCTCGTCACCGGCGGCGCCGGCTTCATCGGCTCCCACCTCGTCGCGGAGCTCGCGCGCCGCGGGGAGCGCGTCCGCGTCATCGACAACCTCTCCACCGGCTCCTTGGACAAGCTCGCCGCGGTCCGCTCGAGGATCGACTTCCTGAAGGGCGACATCACGCGCCCGGCGGACTGCGCGAAGGCCTGCAAGGGCGCGACCTACGTCCTGCACGAGGCCGCGATCCGCTCGGTGCCGAAGTCCATGGACCGGCCGCAGCCGTCGAACGAGGCGAACGTCACCGGCACGCTGAACATGCTCGTCGCCGCGCGCGACGCGAAGGTCAAGCGCTTCGTGTACGCCTCGTCGAGCTCCGCCTACGGCGCCTGCAAGGTGTTCCCGCAGCGCGAGGACATGCGGCCCCAGCCGATGTCTCCCTACGCCGTCTCCAAGCTCGCCGGCGAGCACTACGCGATCGTGTTCGCCAAGTCCTTCGGCCTGGAGACCGTCTCCCTGCGCTACTTCAACGTGTTCGGCCCGCGCCAGGACCCCGAGTCGCTGTACTCGGCCGTGATCCCGAAGTTCATGGAGCAGGCCTACCTCGGCGTGCCCCTCGACGTGCACTGGGACGGCAGGCAGTCCCGAGACTTCACCTTCGTCGCCAACGTGGTGCGCGCCAACCTCCTCGCCGCGAAGGGGCCGAAGTCGACCTCCGGCGAGGTCTACAACGTGGCCAACTCCGAGACCTACAGCCTCCTCGACGTGGTCGAGGGCATCGAGGCGATCATCGGCCTCAAGCTGAAGCGGCGCCACCACCCGATGCGCGGCGGCGACGTCCGCCGCACCTGGGCCGACAACCGCAAGATCCGCAAGCAGCTCGGCTACGAGCCCCTGGTCGGCTTCGACGAGGGCCTGCGCGACACCTGGAACTACTTCGTGAACGAGTACTTCCCCAAGAAGCACGGTAAGAGGAAATGA
- a CDS encoding LPS-assembly protein LptD, with protein MIRAALLFLLLGGAARAEEYALPEPPPGPRLDYAADEVEFDADRQQLHLQGHVVLNESTWTVKGQELWIDTERRRGRSEGPLLVEDGISAVYGESGEFDFARHTGRLQRTSAGHADWRIRAKEAKVGENRRLDYLGGEFTSCGNKPPHYHFRASTITVKPKKHMIARNVLFYLGEVPVFYLPFLYKSLSQRHYLRWKSQPGYDQRNGPFLKNTLTTDHGDTMYSKLYADYYLKQGGGFGGELHRREGEDSRGALFGYTIKETSTGDRRWAVLGQQYQALFSSTSFQGRLQVQSDSDFNNNYSRGNSFRVTSELVNGGAFTHRFAQATARLSYSRVDTADESRVRFLKTSESYPRLDVISQPLRFGRLPWLNTLNGFADNTFARGRSYIEKTVGAGWEGTRTFALMRGVSLTPKLGYQETYYNRFEQAAVSGSTVAAFDAVIGRPSASGTLRFDTPVGGVDLTQSYRERLRAGEFRQDRGAVDKGVEENLLTLTDVFIPAPRMYARLSSGYDFRTFRDRTIGFRRRVQPITADASWAPTSRLNLTVRDTYALDDGNQAAIVDARWGDDEGAAIGGGFSWNALDSRKYVGSLDFAIAPSSPTWRLAFGIRGQAESSRGVGGLHGWRVFEKEFSWTKRWHDFYTKVAGRFRPGGVGEASVRVDFKFGTFDPKQAPRRDWETELFPERAVQDDLRP; from the coding sequence GTGATCCGAGCGGCCCTGCTGTTCCTGCTCCTCGGCGGCGCCGCGCGCGCCGAGGAATACGCCCTCCCCGAGCCGCCTCCCGGCCCGCGCCTGGACTACGCCGCCGACGAGGTCGAGTTCGACGCCGACCGCCAGCAGCTCCACCTCCAGGGCCACGTGGTGCTCAACGAGTCCACCTGGACCGTGAAGGGCCAGGAGCTGTGGATCGACACCGAGCGCCGCCGCGGCCGCTCCGAGGGCCCGCTCCTCGTCGAGGACGGCATCTCCGCCGTGTACGGCGAGTCCGGCGAGTTCGACTTCGCCAGGCACACGGGCCGCCTCCAGCGGACGAGCGCGGGCCACGCCGACTGGCGCATCCGCGCCAAGGAGGCGAAGGTCGGCGAGAACCGGCGCCTCGACTACCTGGGCGGAGAGTTCACGAGCTGCGGCAATAAGCCGCCGCACTACCACTTCCGCGCCTCGACCATCACGGTCAAGCCGAAGAAGCACATGATCGCGCGCAACGTCCTGTTCTACCTGGGCGAGGTCCCGGTCTTCTATCTCCCGTTCTTGTACAAGTCCCTGTCCCAGAGGCACTACCTGCGCTGGAAGAGCCAGCCCGGCTACGACCAGCGCAACGGGCCGTTCCTCAAGAACACCCTGACGACCGACCACGGCGACACGATGTACAGCAAGCTCTACGCCGACTACTACCTGAAGCAGGGAGGCGGCTTCGGCGGCGAGCTGCATCGCCGGGAAGGCGAGGACTCCCGCGGCGCGCTGTTCGGCTACACGATCAAGGAGACCTCGACCGGCGACCGCCGCTGGGCGGTGCTCGGCCAGCAGTACCAGGCGCTGTTCTCCTCGACCTCCTTCCAGGGGCGGCTGCAGGTGCAGTCCGACTCGGACTTCAACAACAACTACTCCCGCGGCAACTCCTTCCGCGTCACCTCCGAGCTCGTCAACGGCGGCGCTTTCACCCATCGCTTCGCGCAGGCCACCGCGCGCCTCTCGTACTCGCGCGTCGACACCGCCGACGAGAGCCGCGTCCGCTTCCTGAAGACCAGCGAGAGCTACCCTCGCCTCGACGTCATCAGCCAGCCCCTGCGCTTCGGCCGCCTGCCCTGGCTGAACACCCTGAACGGCTTCGCCGACAACACCTTCGCCCGGGGCCGGTCCTACATCGAGAAGACGGTCGGCGCCGGCTGGGAGGGGACGCGGACCTTCGCGCTCATGCGCGGCGTGAGCCTCACGCCGAAGCTCGGCTACCAGGAGACCTACTACAACCGCTTCGAGCAGGCGGCCGTCTCGGGCTCGACGGTCGCCGCGTTCGACGCCGTGATCGGCCGCCCGTCGGCGTCCGGCACTCTGCGCTTCGACACGCCGGTCGGCGGCGTCGACCTGACGCAGTCGTACCGCGAGCGGCTCCGCGCGGGGGAGTTCCGCCAGGACCGCGGCGCCGTCGACAAGGGCGTCGAGGAGAACCTGCTCACGCTCACCGACGTGTTCATCCCGGCGCCGCGCATGTACGCGCGGCTTTCCTCCGGCTACGACTTCCGCACCTTCCGGGACCGGACCATCGGCTTTCGCCGGCGCGTCCAGCCCATCACCGCCGACGCGAGCTGGGCGCCGACCTCGCGCCTGAACCTCACCGTGCGCGACACCTACGCGCTCGACGACGGCAACCAGGCGGCGATCGTGGACGCCCGCTGGGGCGACGACGAGGGAGCGGCGATCGGCGGCGGCTTCTCCTGGAACGCGCTCGATTCGCGCAAGTACGTCGGCAGCCTCGATTTCGCGATCGCGCCGTCGAGCCCGACCTGGCGCCTGGCGTTCGGCATCCGCGGCCAGGCCGAGAGCTCCCGCGGCGTCGGCGGCCTGCACGGCTGGCGCGTCTTCGAGAAGGAGTTCTCTTGGACGAAGCGCTGGCACGACTTCTACACCAAGGTCGCCGGCCGCTTCCGCCCCGGCGGCGTCGGCGAGGCGTCGGTCCGCGTCGACTTCAAGTTCGGCACCTTCGACCCCAAGCAGGCCCCGCGCCGCGACTGGGAGACCGAGCTCTTCCCCGAGCGCGCCGTCCAGGACGACCTCCGCCCCTAG
- a CDS encoding ROK family protein has translation MKKFSVGIDVGGTYTKIGLVTPSGSIVESLQIPTEPSKGPADFKRRAAAIVKAWTFGSVGLGLAGGVDAKTGSLLFVPNLKGWTGYPFKKEFSKSLGVPVHVENDANAAVWGGYKVALKGVPRTVIGVTLGTGVGGGLIIDGRLHRGATGSAGEIGHLTLELDGPPCHCGRRGCLEAYAGTYGILRSAKAHMRRVPSPLTPKAVADAALAGDRGALRVWDEVGTRLGQGLAGLILVLNPDAVLLLGGVARAGRLVLDPVRRVFAAQPFREPFRKVVLSSPAERDWGVVGAALLSREKRG, from the coding sequence ATGAAGAAATTTTCCGTCGGTATCGACGTCGGCGGCACCTACACGAAGATCGGTTTGGTGACTCCGTCGGGTTCTATCGTGGAGTCCCTCCAAATCCCCACCGAGCCATCCAAAGGCCCCGCCGATTTCAAACGCCGCGCAGCGGCGATCGTGAAAGCATGGACCTTTGGATCCGTCGGGTTAGGCTTGGCGGGGGGCGTGGATGCAAAGACCGGTTCTCTTCTCTTCGTTCCTAATTTGAAGGGCTGGACGGGTTATCCGTTCAAGAAGGAGTTCTCGAAGTCGTTAGGCGTTCCCGTGCACGTGGAGAACGACGCCAACGCCGCCGTCTGGGGCGGCTACAAAGTCGCTTTGAAGGGCGTCCCTCGCACCGTCATCGGCGTCACCCTCGGCACCGGCGTCGGCGGCGGCCTGATCATCGACGGCCGCCTCCACCGCGGCGCCACCGGCTCCGCCGGCGAGATCGGCCATCTCACCCTCGAGCTGGACGGGCCCCCGTGCCACTGCGGCCGCCGCGGCTGCCTCGAGGCCTACGCGGGGACCTACGGCATCCTGCGCTCGGCCAAGGCGCACATGCGCCGCGTCCCGTCCCCGCTGACGCCGAAGGCCGTCGCCGATGCCGCCCTCGCCGGGGACCGCGGCGCGCTCCGGGTCTGGGACGAGGTCGGCACCCGCCTCGGCCAGGGCCTCGCCGGCCTGATCCTCGTCCTCAACCCCGACGCCGTCCTCCTGCTCGGCGGCGTGGCGCGCGCGGGCCGCCTCGTGCTCGACCCGGTCCGCCGCGTGTTCGCCGCCCAGCCGTTCCGCGAGCCTTTCCGGAAGGTCGTCCTGTCGTCCCCGGCGGAGCGCGACTGGGGCGTGGTGGGCGCCGCGCTCCTGTCCCGGGAGAAGCGGGGGTGA
- a CDS encoding bifunctional folylpolyglutamate synthase/dihydrofolate synthase, with the protein MTFAAALAVLEERQETKIVLGLDRVRAHLAALGDPHLTVPAFHVAGTNGKGSTCAMLASVLTASGRRTGLFISPHLLDVRERITVDGRKISEAGFSRLLARALRADGKKRLTYFELLTSIAFQHFAAKRCDVMVLETGLGGRLDATNVVPAPLAAVVTSVDYDHQAYLGETLAAIARQKTGIFKAGRPAVRPDLPVLRRAALRGTPVVVRKPWKAVRADWRKGSQTLRAPSGRSYELSLLGSRQGHNAALARAAVEASGLEVSESAWTTGLAKVAWPGRFQAIRLGKKTLIVDGGHNPEAARALAATWRSSPLSRKPARWIMGIMKDKDARGVLSPLAPFIKEAVLVRPPSPRALEPLDFAGHVRRAAPKAHVTIERDPATAIAAWRKDKRAPQVAVCAGSLYLAGAALKAVKYK; encoded by the coding sequence ATGACCTTCGCCGCCGCCCTCGCGGTCCTCGAGGAGCGCCAGGAGACGAAGATCGTGCTGGGCCTGGACCGCGTGCGCGCGCACCTCGCCGCGCTCGGCGACCCGCATCTGACCGTGCCCGCGTTCCACGTCGCCGGGACGAACGGCAAGGGCTCGACCTGCGCGATGCTCGCCTCGGTCCTGACCGCCTCCGGCCGCCGCACCGGGCTCTTCATCTCGCCGCATCTGCTCGACGTCCGCGAGCGGATCACCGTCGACGGGCGGAAGATCTCCGAGGCCGGGTTCTCCCGCCTGCTGGCGCGCGCGCTGCGGGCCGACGGGAAGAAGCGCCTGACCTACTTCGAGCTGCTGACCTCGATCGCCTTCCAGCACTTCGCCGCGAAGCGATGCGACGTGATGGTGCTCGAGACCGGGCTCGGCGGGCGCCTCGACGCGACGAACGTCGTTCCCGCGCCGCTCGCCGCGGTCGTGACCTCGGTCGACTACGACCATCAGGCGTACCTGGGGGAGACCTTGGCCGCGATCGCGCGCCAGAAGACCGGCATCTTCAAGGCCGGCCGCCCCGCCGTGCGCCCGGACCTCCCGGTCCTGCGCCGCGCCGCGCTGCGCGGCACGCCGGTCGTCGTGCGCAAGCCGTGGAAGGCCGTTCGCGCCGACTGGAGGAAGGGCTCCCAGACTTTGCGCGCGCCGTCCGGCCGTTCCTACGAGCTGTCCCTTCTCGGCTCGCGTCAGGGCCATAACGCGGCTTTGGCCCGCGCCGCCGTCGAGGCCTCGGGCCTCGAGGTCTCCGAGTCTGCCTGGACCACGGGCCTTGCGAAGGTGGCGTGGCCGGGACGCTTCCAGGCGATCAGGCTCGGCAAGAAGACCCTCATCGTCGACGGCGGCCACAACCCCGAGGCCGCCCGCGCGTTGGCCGCGACCTGGAGGTCGTCGCCGCTCTCGAGGAAGCCGGCGCGCTGGATCATGGGCATCATGAAGGACAAGGACGCGCGCGGCGTCCTCTCGCCCTTGGCGCCGTTCATCAAGGAGGCCGTGCTCGTCCGGCCCCCGAGCCCGCGCGCGCTCGAGCCTCTCGACTTCGCCGGGCACGTCCGCCGCGCCGCGCCGAAGGCGCACGTGACCATCGAGCGCGATCCCGCGACCGCGATCGCCGCGTGGCGAAAAGACAAGAGGGCCCCTCAGGTCGCCGTCTGCGCGGGTTCCTTGTACCTCGCCGGCGCCGCCCTGAAGGCCGTGAAATACAAATGA
- the murA gene encoding UDP-N-acetylglucosamine 1-carboxyvinyltransferase, with protein MDKLVIEGGIPLNGTIKVSGAKNAALPILIATLLTDEPCVIENVPSTLRDLRTTFRLLESLGKKVVVEGSTVKVLSTGSLKTQAPYEIVKQMRASVLAAGPLLARFGLVRVPIPGGCAIGLRPIDIHLKGFEAMGARRIADQGDIIMSAPRLDATAIKLRFPSVGATQNLMMAAAATEGKTVIKNAAREPEMEDLGRFLQSLGALVHGAGTATVTVVGKTKLHGARHRVIPDRIEAGTFLLACAETRGRVKLLGADASHLTAVLSALKKAGAKVKTGKAWIEISMDRRPKAVTVVTKPHPGFPTDLQAPWMSLMTLCSGFAKVTETVFENRFLHAAELGRMGAQIAVSGRTAVVAGQERLSGAPIMASDIRAGAALLVAGLAAKGRTTIARVYHIDRGYEAVEQKLSGAGARLERQK; from the coding sequence ATGGATAAGCTCGTCATCGAAGGCGGAATACCCCTCAACGGAACGATCAAGGTCAGCGGCGCCAAGAACGCGGCCCTCCCGATCCTGATCGCGACCCTTCTCACCGACGAGCCGTGCGTGATCGAGAACGTCCCCTCGACCCTGCGCGACCTGCGCACCACGTTCCGCCTGCTCGAGAGCCTCGGCAAGAAGGTCGTCGTCGAGGGCTCGACCGTGAAGGTCCTGTCCACCGGGTCATTGAAGACTCAGGCGCCCTATGAGATCGTCAAGCAGATGCGCGCCTCGGTGCTCGCCGCCGGCCCGCTGCTGGCCCGCTTCGGGCTGGTGCGCGTGCCGATCCCCGGCGGCTGCGCCATCGGCCTGCGGCCGATCGACATCCACCTGAAGGGCTTCGAGGCCATGGGCGCGCGCCGCATCGCCGACCAGGGCGACATCATCATGTCCGCGCCGAGGCTCGACGCGACGGCGATCAAGCTCCGCTTCCCGAGCGTCGGCGCCACGCAGAACCTGATGATGGCCGCCGCGGCCACCGAGGGGAAGACGGTGATCAAGAACGCGGCGCGCGAGCCGGAGATGGAGGACCTCGGGCGGTTCCTGCAAAGCCTCGGGGCCTTGGTCCACGGCGCCGGGACGGCGACGGTGACCGTCGTCGGAAAGACGAAACTGCACGGCGCGCGGCACCGCGTCATACCGGACCGCATCGAGGCCGGGACGTTCTTGCTCGCCTGCGCCGAGACGCGCGGGCGCGTGAAGCTTTTGGGCGCCGACGCGTCGCACCTGACCGCGGTCCTCTCGGCGCTCAAGAAGGCGGGGGCGAAGGTCAAGACCGGCAAGGCGTGGATCGAGATCTCGATGGACCGGCGGCCCAAGGCGGTGACCGTCGTGACCAAGCCTCATCCCGGCTTCCCGACGGACCTTCAAGCTCCGTGGATGAGCTTGATGACCCTCTGCAGCGGCTTCGCCAAAGTGACGGAGACGGTTTTCGAGAATAGATTCCTGCACGCCGCCGAGCTCGGCCGCATGGGCGCCCAGATCGCCGTGTCGGGGCGCACCGCCGTGGTCGCCGGCCAGGAGCGCCTGTCGGGCGCGCCGATCATGGCCTCCGACATCCGCGCAGGCGCGGCTTTGCTCGTCGCCGGGCTGGCGGCCAAGGGCAGGACCACCATCGCGCGCGTCTACCACATCGACCGCGGCTACGAGGCGGTGGAGCAGAAGCTCTCCGGAGCGGGCGCCCGCCTCGAGCGGCAGAAATGA
- the prmC gene encoding peptide chain release factor N(5)-glutamine methyltransferase: MNVAEALRKGETYLVDRGVPEPRANAEFLMAEMLGVGRLTAVAQGTRELTAKEGHQFLDWLKWRGKRIPIAYILGHQPFLGIKIEVTRDSLVPRPETEELVIECERLVKASGAASPKILEIGTGTGCIAIALAQLLPSATIFATDLSKQALDLALKNAIAHHVGNRIRFVREDLFSDKQGLRGWADLMVSNPPYIPTKDLDGLEPEVLKEPRMALDGGKDGLDAIRAITAMAPKMLKPGGVLAMEIGAKQGPAVTKLFAAAGLKSIVIKKDAQGLERFAIGALPN; encoded by the coding sequence GTGAACGTCGCCGAGGCCCTGAGGAAGGGCGAGACCTATCTCGTCGACCGCGGCGTCCCCGAGCCGAGGGCCAACGCCGAGTTCCTGATGGCCGAGATGCTCGGCGTCGGCCGCCTCACCGCGGTCGCCCAGGGCACGCGCGAGCTGACGGCCAAGGAAGGCCATCAGTTCCTCGACTGGCTCAAGTGGCGCGGCAAGCGCATCCCGATCGCCTACATACTGGGACATCAGCCCTTCCTCGGCATCAAGATCGAGGTCACGCGCGACTCGCTCGTGCCCCGTCCCGAGACCGAGGAGCTCGTCATCGAGTGCGAGCGCCTGGTCAAGGCGTCGGGCGCCGCCTCGCCGAAGATACTCGAGATCGGCACCGGCACGGGCTGCATCGCCATCGCGTTGGCCCAGCTCCTCCCGTCGGCGACCATCTTCGCGACCGACCTCTCGAAGCAGGCCCTCGACCTCGCCCTGAAAAACGCCATCGCCCATCACGTCGGCAACCGCATCCGGTTCGTCCGTGAAGACCTGTTTTCGGACAAGCAGGGACTGAGAGGCTGGGCCGACCTGATGGTCTCCAACCCTCCCTACATCCCGACCAAGGACCTCGACGGCCTCGAGCCCGAGGTCCTCAAGGAGCCGCGCATGGCGCTCGACGGCGGCAAGGACGGCCTCGACGCGATCCGCGCCATCACCGCGATGGCGCCGAAGATGCTCAAGCCGGGCGGAGTGCTGGCCATGGAGATCGGCGCCAAGCAGGGGCCGGCCGTGACCAAGCTGTTCGCCGCCGCGGGGCTCAAGAGCATCGTCATCAAGAAGGACGCCCAGGGCCTCGAGCGCTTCGCGATCGGCGCGCTGCCGAACTGA